One part of the Nymphaea colorata isolate Beijing-Zhang1983 chromosome 8, ASM883128v2, whole genome shotgun sequence genome encodes these proteins:
- the LOC116259389 gene encoding metalloendoproteinase 3-MMP-like, whose protein sequence is MGCSTFIVAILVLVSLHGASCRMLAADAGKERYVRADLSQLTGCRRGQNQAGLASLKRYLNHFGYLDSEGADEFSDEFNEDLEAALRTYQLNFNLNASGVLDEPTVQKLIQPRCGVSDIVNGTNLMKSGRHRHIPGVGHFVMHYAFFAGMPRWPDSQRNLKYTFSTDNQQYGAEQLRSVFSAAFAKWAAVSPFQFAEASDGEVADLELAFYSGDHGDGRPFDGPGTVLAHAFAPTNGRLHFDADEAWLPDATGTNGMDLESVAVHEIGHLLGLGHSADINAIMYPSIGAGVRKVDPNSDDVQGIQVLYGSK, encoded by the coding sequence ATGGGTTGCAGTACATTCATTGTGGCAATTCTTGTGTTGGTTTCCCTTCATGGTGCTAGCTGCCGGATGTTGGCTGCTGACGCCGGCAAGGAGAGGTATGTCCGGGCAGACCTCAGCCAGCTCACCGGTTGCCGGCGTGGGCAAAATCAGGCTGGGCTTGCCTCCCTGAAGCGATACTTGAATCATTTTGGTTACCTCGACAGCGAGGGAGCCGATGAGTTCTCAGATGAATTTAACGAGGATCTCGAGGCTGCACTCAGGACGTACCAGCTGAATTTCAATCTGAACGCCAGCGGAGTCCTGGACGAGCCCACGGTGCAGAAGCTTATCCAGCCCAGATGCGGTGTCTCTGACATTGTCAATGGCACCAACTTGATGAAGTCCGGCCGCCACCGGCACATCCCCGGAGTCGGCCATTTCGTCATGCATTATGCATTCTTTGCCGGCATGCCCCGGTGGCCGGATTCTCAGCGTAATCTCAAGTACACCTTCTCTACCGACAATCAGCAATATGGAGCAGAGCAGCTGAGGTCCGTCTTCTCTGCGGCGTTCGCCAAGTGGGCAGCAGTGTCGCCGTTCCAATTCGCTGAAGCCTCTGATGGCGAAGTAGCCGATCTAGAGCTTGCTTTTTACAGCGGAGATCATGGGGACGGCCGTCCCTTCGATGGGCCGGGTACCGTCCTTGCACATGCGTTTGCGCCTACAAATGGAAGGCTTCATTTCGATGCCGATGAGGCCTGGCTGCCTGACGCTACCGGGACAAACGGAATGGATCTCGAATCGGTGGCAGTCCACGAAATCGGCCATCTTCTTGGGCTCGGCCATTCTGCGGACATAAATGCGATCATGTATCCGTCAATTGGCGCTGGAGTGAGGAAGGTGGACCCGAATTCCGACGATGTTCAAGGGATCCAAGTGCTTTATGGCTCTAAGTAA
- the LOC116259390 gene encoding metalloendoproteinase 3-MMP-like — translation MGCSTFIVATFVLVSVHGASCRMLAADAGKERYVRADLSQLTGCRRGQNQAGLASLKRYLNHFGYLDSEGADEFSDEFNEDLEAALRTYQLNFNLNTSGVLDEPTVQKLIQPRCGVSDIVNGTNLMKSGRHRHIPGVGHFVMHYAFFAGMPRWPDSQRNLKYTFSTDNQQYGAEQLRSVFSAAFAKWAAVSPFQFAEASDGEVADLELAFYSGDHGDGRPFDGPGTVLAHAFAPTNGRLHFDADEAWLPDATGTNGMDLESVAVHEIGHLLGLGHSADINAIMYPSIGAGVRKVDPNSDDVQGIQVLYGSK, via the coding sequence ATGGGTTGCAGTACATTCATTGTGGCAACTTTTGTGCTGGTTTCCGTTCATGGTGCTAGCTGCCGGATGTTGGCTGCTGACGCCGGCAAGGAGAGGTATGTCCGGGCAGACCTCAGCCAGCTCACCGGTTGCCGGCGTGGGCAAAATCAGGCTGGGCTTGCCTCCCTGAAGCGATACTTGAATCATTTTGGTTACCTCGACAGCGAGGGAGCCGATGAGTTCTCAGATGAATTTAACGAGGATCTCGAGGCTGCACTCAGGACGTACCAGCTGAATTTCAATCTGAACACCAGCGGAGTCCTGGACGAGCCCACGGTGCAGAAGCTTATCCAGCCCAGATGCGGTGTCTCTGACATTGTCAATGGCACCAACTTGATGAAGTCCGGCCGCCACCGGCACATCCCCGGAGTCGGCCATTTCGTCATGCATTATGCATTCTTTGCCGGCATGCCCCGGTGGCCGGATTCTCAGCGTAATCTCAAGTACACCTTCTCTACCGACAATCAGCAATATGGAGCAGAGCAGCTGAGGTCCGTCTTCTCTGCGGCGTTCGCCAAGTGGGCAGCAGTGTCGCCGTTCCAATTCGCTGAAGCCTCTGATGGCGAAGTAGCCGATCTAGAGCTTGCTTTTTACAGCGGAGATCATGGGGACGGCCGTCCCTTCGATGGGCCGGGTACCGTCCTTGCACATGCGTTTGCGCCTACAAATGGAAGGCTTCATTTCGATGCCGATGAGGCCTGGCTGCCTGACGCTACCGGGACAAACGGAATGGATCTCGAATCGGTGGCAGTCCACGAAATCGGCCATCTTCTTGGGCTCGGCCATTCTGCGGACATAAATGCGATCATGTATCCGTCAATTGGCGCTGGAGTGAGGAAGGTGGACCCGAATTCCGACGATGTTCAAGGGATCCAAGTGCTTTATGGCTCTAAGTAA
- the LOC116259629 gene encoding UDP-glycosyltransferase 82A1: protein MRTQGRPKVALVPYPAQGHVTPMVQLASALNRLGFQPVLINPQFIHSQLSCTAVSEDDGNVVMFMSIPDGLDDDQPRDFFAISHFMENIMPLHLDQLLRSFDSRAEGLAFVVVDLLASCAISVAERCRIPVVGFWPAMYATYTIVKAIPDFIQKRLISAIDGSPLTEETVGFLPSLPGLNPTHCPWLVGNATSRLFRFKFWLATLKRVASLKWILFNSFPEENQRQQQPSLSIAEPVVSPEPVVSPEPSLFHVGPLTRHIEHNPSMWEEDNSCTVWLAKQVSGSVIYVSFGSWVGLSLQQHIVELAIALEASERPFLWVLRTAWQAKLPTGFLESVGRRGKVVDWAPQREVLESKAVGCFLTHCGWNSTVEAIIAGKPLLCWPVSGDQFVNCEFIVNVWKVGIQLEGEEREDIRKGLAMKMSHWQELKKNMLALRKRVFGIDGELTAMKNLISFTQAVMNGKA from the exons ATGAGGACTCAAGGAAGGCCGAAGGTAGCCTTAGTGCCTTATCCAGCACAGGGACATGTGACTCCCATGGTTCAACTTGCATCAGCCTTGAACCGTTTAGGCTTCCAACCAGTTCTCATCAACCCCCAGTTCATCCACTCTCAGTTGTCATGCACTGCAGTTAGTGAAGATGATGGTAATGTCGTTATGTTCATGTCTATTCCTGACGGCCTGGATGATGACCAACCACGTGATTTCTTTGCAATCTCGCATTTCATGGAGAATATCATGCCTCTGCATCTTGACCAACTCCTTCGAAGCTTTGATAGCAGAGCAGAAGGCCttgcttttgttgttgttgatttGCTCGCATCTTGTGCAATCAGTGTTGCGGAGCGCTGCAGAATTCCTGTTGTTGGATTTTGGCCAGCCATGTACGCCACTTATACCATTGTGAAAGCTATTCCAGATTTTATCCAAAAGAGACTTATTTCCGCCATTGATG GTTCTCCATTGACAGAAGAAACAGTGGGCTTTTTACCTTCTTTACCTGGGCTGAACCCAACCCACTGTCCATGGTTGGTAGGAAATGCAACTTCCCGTCTTTTCAGATTCAAGTTTTGGTTAGCAACGTTGAAACGTGTTGCTTCCCTGAAATGGATCCTGTTCAACTCATTCCCGGAAGAGAATCAAAGACAGCAACAACCATCACTCTCCATTGCAGAACCAGTGGTTTCTCCAGAACCAGTGGTTTCTCCAGAACCAAGCTTATTCCATGTTGGACCACTCACGAGGCATATTGAGCACAACCCTAGCATGTGGGAGGAAGATAATAGTTGCACTGTTTGGCTGGCCAAGCAGGTCTCTGGTTCAGTGATTTATGTCTCTTTTGGAAGCTGGGTTGGCCTGTCACTTCAACAACATATAGTTGAGTTAGCAATTGCATTGGAAGCCTCAGAAAGGCCATTTCTGTGGGTGTTACGAACTGCATGGCAAGCAAAGCTCCCAACAGGTTTCCTGGAAAGTGTTGGACGGAGGGGGAAAGTGGTGGACTGGGCTCCACAGAGGGAGGTCCTGGAAAGCAAAGCAGTTGGTTGCTTCCTGACACATTGTGGGTGGAATTCAACCGTAGAAGCCATAATTGCAGGAAAACCACTTCTGTGCTGGCCTGTATCAGGTGACCAGTTTGTGAACTGCGAATTCATCGTAAATGTTTGGAAGGTAGGGATTCAACTGGAAGGCGAGGAGAGGGAGGATATAAGAAAAGGGCTAGCAATGAAGATGTCTCACTGGCAAGAGCTCAAGAAGAATATGTTGGCACTGAGGAAGAGAGTGTTCGGAATTGATGGAGAGCTGACAGCAATGAAAAATCTTATATCCTTCACACAAGCAGTGATGAACGGGAAAGCCTAG
- the LOC116258658 gene encoding proteinaceous RNase P 1, chloroplastic/mitochondrial: MGTLLFKCPAFPWRHLRRAPPLLRMTSAASPAGPRSSSTAGSAVSVSVSDSPRRKKARRESPEGILRHRLDMCSKNGDAASAIAFYDEACLAGVPLSSHHYNTLLYVCSLPTPASTEEVDRATIIERGFEIYDRMKACGVPANEATITAVVRLAVEKGDLDVAFDLVKRMPDSGLAPRLRSFSPTLLGFCRVGNVEKAYAVDECMSQVGVLPEEGELAALLQASAEAEREEKVYSLLHRLRRTVRAVSESTAEITDRWFRSEAATRVGVEDWDAEEIRAGVVAGGGGWHGKGWLGKGEWSVVRTWVNENGVCQACGQRMVTVDIDPVETENFGKSLAELACQREVKTNFTKFQDWLKNNGPFDAVVDGANVGLFNQGTYGFNFFQLNSVVNALREMSPTKKLPLIVLHSRRLKDNLANRPQNKRLIEEWQRSHALYATPNGSNDDWYWLYAAVSCRSLLVTNDEMRDHLFQLLGNSFFPRWKERHQVRLAVSKTISFRMPPPYSTLIQESEVGSWHIPIAIDEESETPRPWICANRHGLPI; this comes from the exons ATGGGAACCCTTCTCTTCAAATGCCCCGCCTTCCCTTGGCGCCACCTCCGCCGCGCCCCTCCTCTCCTCAGGATGACTTCCGCCGCCTCCCCCGCCGGCCCCCGGTCGTCGTCGACCGCCGGTAGCGCCGTCAGCGTCTCCGTTTCCGATTCTCCCCGGCGGAAGAAGGCGCGGCGAGAGTCGCCGGAGGGCATCCTACGCCACCGTCTGGATATGTGCTCGAAGAACGGGGACGCGGCTTCCGCTATCGCCTTCTACGATGAGGCCTGCCTCGCAGGTGTCCCCCTCTCTAGCCACCACTACAACACCCTCCTCTACGTATGTTCCCTTCCGACCCCTGCCTCCACAGAGGAAGTAGATCGAGCGACCATTATTGAacgtggatttgaaatctatgaCCGAATGAAAGCCTGCGGTGTTCCTGCAAACGAGGCGACGATCACCGCGGTCGTTCGTCTCGCCGTCGAGAAGGGCGACCTGGACGTCGCCTTCGACCTCGTCAAGCGGATGCCAGATTCCGGTCTCGCGCCGCGCCTTCGGTCTTTCAGCCCAACTTTGCTAGGGTTTTGCAGAGTGGGGAACGTTGAGAAAGCTTATGCGGTCGATGAGTGCATGTCACAAGTTGGAGTTTTGCCGGAGGAGGGTGAGCTTGCTGCATTGCTGCAGGCGAGTGCAGAGGCAGAGAGGGAAGAAAAGGTTTATTCTCTTTTGCATAGGTTGAGAAGGACGGTGAGGGCAGTATCGGAATCGACCGCGGAGATAACGGATAGGTGGTTCAGGAGTGAGGCAGCTACGCGGGTCGGAGTAGAGGACTGGGACGCAGAGGAGATTAGAGCAGGGGTTGTTGCTGGTGGCGGTGGGTGGCACGGGAAAGGTTGGTTAGGAAAGGGAGAGTGGAGTGTCGTAAGGACGTGGGTTAATGAGAATGGCGTCTGCCAGGCATGTGGGCAGCGGATGGTTACAGTGGATATCGACCCAGTAGAGACGGAGAACTTCGGAAAGTCGCTTGCAGAATTGGCTTGCCAAAGGGAAGTCAAGACAAATTTCACCAAGTTTCAG GATTGGCTTAAGAACAATGGACCGTTTGATGCTGTAGTTGATGGTGCTAATGTGGGCCTCTTCAATCAGGGTACATACGGTTTCAACTTCTTCCAA TTGAATTCTGTTGTTAATGCATTACGAGAAATGAGTCCAACAAAGAAATTGCCCCTCATTGTTCTTCATAGCCGGCGTCTAAAGGATAATCTTGCAAATAGACCACAGAACAAGCGGTTGATAGAAGAATGGCAGAGATCCCATGCACTCTATGCTACTCCGAATGGATCAAATGATGACTG GTATTGGTTATATGCAGCAGTCAGTTGCCGTTCTTTGCTGGTTACGAATGATGAAATGAGAGATCATTTGTTTCAACTTCTAGGGAATAGCTTTTTCCCAAGGTGGAAAGAGAGACATCAG GTTCGGCTGGCGGTGTCAAAGACCATCAGCTTCAGAATGCCACCCCCATATTCAACATTGATACAG GAGTCAGAAGTTGGCAGTTGGCACATACCTATTGCTATTGATGAGGAGTCTGAAACTCCAAGGCCATGGATTTGTGCAAATAGGCATGGCTTACCGATTTGA
- the LOC116258659 gene encoding LIM domain-containing protein WLIM1-like, which translates to MATFAGTTQKCKACEKTVYLVDQLTADNKVYHKACFRCHHCKGTLKLSNYSSFEGVLYCKPHFDQLFKRTGSLDKSFEGIPRVVKATNGHEGNSSRVSTLFAGTQEKCVACKKTVYPIEKVAVDGTSYHKSCFKCTHGGCVISPSNYVAHEHRLYCKHHHSQLFKEKGNFSQLDKTEHGKGVTEDTVAAE; encoded by the exons ATGGCTACTTTTGCTGGTACAACGCAAAAGTGCAAAGCTTGTGAGAAGACCGTCTACTTGGTGGATCAGCTTACAGCAGACAACAAGGTCTACCACAAAGCCTGCTTCCGTTGCCATCACTGTAAAGGCACTCTTAAG ctTAGCAATTATTCTTCGTTTGAGGGTGTCCTATACTGCAAGCCACACTTTGATCAACTTTTCAAGCGAACTGGCAGTCTGGACAAAAGTTTTGAAG GCATCCCAAGGGTTGTTAAAGCGACAAATGGTCATGAG GGCAATTCCAGCAGAGTATCAACCTTGTTTGCTGGCACTCAGGAAAAATGTGTTGCTTGTAAGAAGACTGTGTACCCCATTGAAAAG GTTGCAGTTGATGGCACTTCGTATCATAAATCCTGTTTTAAGTGCACTCATGGTGGCTGTGTAATCAGCCCATCCAACTATGTCGCTCATGAGCATAGGCTGTACTGCAAGCATCATCATTCACAACTTTTCAAGGAGAAGGGTAACTTCAGCCAGCTAGATAAGACTGAGCATGGCAAAGGGGTGACTGAGGACACAGTGGCAGCCGAGTAA